Proteins from a single region of Harpia harpyja isolate bHarHar1 chromosome 14, bHarHar1 primary haplotype, whole genome shotgun sequence:
- the LOC128150661 gene encoding spidroin-2-like, whose protein sequence is MVRKTVAKKAGVRMAVVSVAVARKAVERIAMVRKAQRANPPPRPGPARQGLTATSLGTERGGESAPGGGAALACAGRSGEESGEEERGGAGSGSGRGSGGGAGPVGPGRAAAAERGAEGRGGTVSTAGPPRPGPGKALEGPRVPVRAALGRRCVGPELSGSRPSGPSLTLPPPPNGYRWLRGSGPGRWNRFVAGLL, encoded by the exons ATGGTGAGGAAGACGGTGGCGAAGAAGGCTGGGGTGAGGATGGCCGTGGTAAGTGTAGCTGTGGCGAGGAAGGCCGTGGAGAGGATAGCCATGGTGAGGAAGGCCCAACG GGCTAAcccccccccgcggcccggcccggcgcggcagGGGTTAACCGCGACCTCCTTGGGCACCGAGAGGGGCGGCGAGAGCGCCCCCGGGGGCGGAGCCGCTCTGGCCTGCGCGGGGAGGAGTGGGGAAGAGAGCGGAGAAGAGGAGAGGGGCGGCGCCGGAAGCGGAAGTGGGCGCGGGAGCGGCGGCGGTGCTGGGCcggtggggccgggccgggccgcagcCGCCGAGCGCGGCGCGGAGGGACGCGGAGGGACGGTGAGCAcagcggggccgccccggcccggcccggggaagG CCCTGGAGGGGCCCCGTGTCCCGGTGCGGGCAGCCCTCGGGAGGCGGTGCGTGGGCCCTGAGCTCTCCGGTTCCCGTCCTTCGGGACCCTCCCTCACCCTGCCTCCCCCGCCAAACGGCTACCGCTGGTTACGCGGCAGCGGGCCGGGGCGGTGGAACCGGTTTGTAGCCGGGTTGTTGTAG